One window from the genome of Acidobacteriota bacterium encodes:
- a CDS encoding fasciclin domain-containing protein, protein MKKTTTLILSFAVLALCSLPAFAGHHTKSSSPDIVDTAVAAGSFNTLAAALGAADLVDALKGDGPFTVFAPTDEAFAKLPKGTVENLLKPENRHQLKEILTYHVVSGRLPASKVISRSGAQTLSGKPVSFEVDGSSVKIGGATVVQADVTASNGVIHVIDTVLLPN, encoded by the coding sequence ATGAAAAAGACCACCACCCTGATCCTGAGCTTTGCCGTTCTGGCCCTCTGCAGCCTGCCCGCCTTCGCCGGCCACCACACCAAGTCCAGCAGCCCGGACATCGTCGATACGGCGGTCGCCGCCGGCAGCTTCAACACCCTCGCCGCCGCCCTCGGCGCCGCCGATCTGGTCGACGCCCTCAAGGGTGACGGACCGTTCACCGTCTTCGCACCCACGGACGAAGCCTTCGCGAAGCTCCCGAAGGGCACCGTGGAAAACCTCCTCAAGCCCGAGAACCGCCATCAGCTCAAAGAGATCCTCACCTACCATGTGGTCTCCGGTCGCCTGCCCGCCTCCAAGGTGATTTCGCGCAGCGGCGCCCAGACCCTCAGCGGTAAGCCGGTCTCCTTCGAGGTCGATGGCTCCTCGGTCAAAATCGGCGGCGCCACGGTGGTTCAGGCGGACGTCACGGCCAGCAACGGCGTCATCCACGTGATCGACACGGTGCTGCTGCCCAACTGA